A portion of the Hyalangium minutum genome contains these proteins:
- a CDS encoding YebC/PmpR family DNA-binding transcriptional regulator, with translation MGRIFETRKATMFARWNKMAKVFTRVSKDIAIAVKAGGPNPDSNPALRRALQNARAANMPKDKVEGAIKRASGQDAASYDVVLYEGYAPHGVAVIVETATDNVVRTVANVRMRFKRNEGSMGNTGSVAFQFKRMGVFRLSPEGVDQEALELDLIDHGLEEMGEGTGEKGEKQIVIRCAFNDFGKLQSAIEARGLTVVSADSEYIPTTPVELPEDKATEVLKLVDDLEQDEDVQRVFHNLG, from the coding sequence TCACGCGCGTCAGCAAGGACATTGCGATCGCCGTGAAGGCCGGGGGCCCGAACCCGGACAGCAACCCGGCCCTGCGCCGCGCCCTCCAGAACGCGCGCGCCGCCAACATGCCCAAGGACAAGGTCGAGGGTGCCATCAAGCGCGCCAGCGGCCAGGACGCGGCCAGCTATGATGTCGTCCTCTACGAGGGCTATGCCCCCCACGGTGTCGCTGTGATTGTCGAAACGGCCACTGACAACGTCGTCCGGACCGTCGCCAACGTGCGCATGCGCTTCAAGCGCAACGAAGGCAGCATGGGCAACACGGGCAGCGTGGCCTTCCAGTTCAAGCGCATGGGCGTCTTCCGGCTGAGCCCCGAGGGCGTGGATCAGGAGGCCTTGGAGCTGGACCTGATCGACCACGGGCTCGAGGAGATGGGCGAGGGCACCGGCGAGAAGGGCGAGAAGCAGATCGTCATCCGCTGCGCCTTCAACGACTTCGGCAAGCTGCAGTCGGCCATCGAAGCGCGCGGCCTCACGGTGGTGTCCGCGGACTCGGAGTACATCCCGACGACCCCCGTGGAGCTCCCCGAGGACAAGGCGACCGAGGTCCTCAAGCTCGTGGACGATCTCGAGCAGGACGAAGACGTGCAGCGCGTCTTCCACAACCTCGGCTGA
- a CDS encoding DNA repair ATPase, with protein MATDGAKPAGTAPAGETTLEGGSYEVIRARLLAQAEELGTRAADLNARRKALFGGTELTVIGNERVRTENNCVPRDIVSVGKYLLFGYNVFIGLKKETTVADVFSLHKFEKTAEGFDLSAVPTTEAGGFLADPRFVKDFGELYKYYKDAKLLQLVRTESRLLAIFQTGLTLRDIKVFRFSVDVEGRATYIDNQGERDHVFPPSHDFEWTVARRENYVLGTHPHVNILDQVFVETVKGDLTVKVENNTSTGLGIYSEPVADADQSLDDAEIAYSQVGALILLRVLPFREKEHRYLVFNTRTQHVVRIDAIGQACVRLPEDQGVIFPGGFYLQTGDFKVFEGTSEGMEFTKAIRSPNGEDVLYIFHRRDEGSYVLFPYNLVRKEVQNPLLGHGYSLFADGCLALFRATSNEPTRVHPMQIWQTPFVSAEHAAALPAAPGYLGKVGNAELVRGISDALTLQRSAKSEKPTRRIYEDLIGSVTRALDAYYWLAHAEVGLQAPMEALRRTAELIIDEFEKVQALQKRAVTAITEADAKQQALVLKVRPEELTNAEAYMQALTELRQQRGHLISLKEIRYIELSRVEALEKQVVEETDRVSADCVNFFQKGEALQPVGDRLDVLLGRLEPVQTTSELAPLAEDIEKVGKGLEVLGEVVGGLQVGDPLARAKILEGVSELFSRLNRVRAGLQVKRKELVGREKRAEFGAQFKLLAQNIESGLSVADTPEKCDEGMSRITVQLEELEGRFGEFDEFLGPITQKREELIEAFGAKKQALVDERQRRAQNLFSAAERILVGVQRRAKSFKSDDELNTYFASDTMVQKLRQLSEQLMELQDSVRADEVLSRVKSARQDALRALRDRQDLFEDGQSVIKFGKYRFNVNTQPLELTLLPRDGVLYLQLTGTDYAQRLEDPELEKYKELWDQHLVSETREVYRSEYLASNMLADVEEGRSSVSLLALHESAADGTLLERVRAYSAEKFDEGYERGIHDSDAAAILEKLLTLHKGAGLLRFAPTPRAWAALYWAFDSDDAARTILHRRARSLARLRSVFSSAAELTVLGNELGDHVGAFLTANKIAHSIAEARQAGRYLVEELGAERPRFTTSAEAVAVKDAFLGQLDRKGNRPAFEDDLRGLEKNLPERLRIARAWVDAYLAQREGGAGDAAHVAAEAAVLLLTERKLDRQEAGALTSLEVTGLLGQHPRITDRKMMLRLDEFLARLGEFRQLRVPAYHAYRGLLRDLLERERRKLRLEELSPKVLTSFVRNQLIDGVYLPLIGANLAKQLGAAGENKRTDRMGMLLLMSPPGYGKTTLMEYVASRLGLTFVKVNGPALGHSVKSLDPAEAPNATARQEVERINLSFEMGNNVMLYLDDIQHTDSELLQKFISLCDGQRRIEGVWNGRTRTYDLRGKKFCVVMAGNPYTETGERFKIPDMLANRADTYNLGDILDGKEDLFSLSYIENSLTSNSALAPLATRDQGDIHKFIRMSRGEEVNTGELSYGYAAAEIQEITAVLERLFRVQKVLLKVNLQYIASAAQDERFRSEPAFKLQGSYRNMNKLAEKVVAAMTDEELERLIDDHYQGESQTLTTAAEQNLLKLSEMRGRLTPEKSKRWEEIKQGFARIKRMGGKEDDPVARVTGQLSAIEEQLGVVGQAVSQAAETVRKGQQERKPGPDPVATVTPRLEALREAVLEVAKVAREVKETPPPAPVVNVTSGTDLTPYLQHLAKVMKALAERSIQAPAAAPAAAAPPPDLGPYMEQLTKAVAAMSERQVQMAPALQRAASAPIPVDLPRQVALIQAALEPLERAAKRSLQSGEEDLKAMQVWQSVTEALALVQVIMQLR; from the coding sequence ATGGCAACTGACGGCGCGAAGCCCGCGGGGACTGCCCCCGCGGGCGAGACGACGCTGGAGGGCGGCAGCTACGAGGTCATCCGCGCCCGTTTGCTCGCTCAGGCGGAAGAGCTGGGCACCCGAGCCGCGGATCTCAACGCGCGCCGCAAGGCCCTCTTTGGTGGCACCGAGCTCACCGTCATCGGGAACGAGCGGGTCCGCACGGAGAACAACTGCGTCCCGCGCGACATCGTCAGCGTCGGGAAGTACCTGCTCTTCGGCTACAACGTCTTCATCGGGTTGAAGAAGGAGACGACCGTCGCGGACGTCTTCTCGCTGCACAAGTTCGAGAAGACGGCGGAGGGCTTCGATCTCTCCGCTGTGCCCACCACGGAGGCCGGTGGCTTCCTGGCGGATCCCCGGTTCGTGAAGGACTTTGGGGAGCTGTACAAGTACTACAAGGACGCAAAGCTGCTGCAGCTGGTTCGCACCGAGTCGCGGCTGCTGGCCATCTTCCAGACGGGCCTGACCCTGCGGGACATCAAGGTGTTCCGCTTCAGCGTCGATGTGGAGGGCCGCGCTACCTATATCGACAACCAGGGCGAGCGCGATCACGTCTTCCCGCCGTCACACGACTTCGAGTGGACGGTGGCGCGGCGCGAGAACTACGTGCTGGGCACCCACCCGCACGTGAACATCCTGGATCAGGTCTTCGTGGAGACGGTGAAGGGCGACCTCACCGTCAAGGTGGAGAACAACACCAGCACGGGCCTGGGCATCTACAGCGAGCCCGTGGCGGACGCGGACCAGTCTCTGGATGACGCGGAGATCGCCTACTCACAGGTGGGCGCGCTGATTCTGCTGCGCGTGCTGCCGTTCCGCGAGAAGGAGCACCGCTACCTCGTCTTCAACACGCGCACACAGCACGTGGTGCGCATCGACGCCATCGGGCAGGCGTGCGTCCGGCTCCCGGAGGACCAGGGCGTCATCTTCCCCGGCGGCTTCTACCTGCAGACGGGCGACTTCAAGGTTTTCGAGGGCACCTCGGAGGGCATGGAGTTCACCAAGGCCATCCGCTCGCCCAACGGCGAGGACGTGCTCTACATCTTCCACCGGCGCGACGAGGGCAGCTACGTCCTCTTCCCGTACAACCTGGTGCGCAAGGAGGTGCAGAACCCGCTGCTCGGGCACGGCTACAGCCTCTTCGCGGACGGGTGTCTGGCCCTCTTCCGCGCCACCTCGAACGAGCCGACGCGCGTCCACCCGATGCAGATCTGGCAGACGCCGTTCGTCTCCGCCGAGCACGCCGCCGCCCTGCCCGCGGCCCCCGGCTACCTGGGCAAGGTGGGCAACGCCGAGCTGGTGCGCGGCATCTCCGACGCGCTCACCCTGCAGCGCAGCGCGAAGTCCGAGAAGCCCACCCGCCGCATCTATGAGGATCTGATTGGTTCGGTGACGCGCGCGCTGGACGCGTACTACTGGCTCGCGCACGCCGAGGTGGGGCTCCAGGCGCCCATGGAGGCGCTGCGCCGCACCGCCGAGCTCATCATCGATGAGTTCGAGAAGGTCCAGGCGCTGCAGAAGCGCGCCGTCACCGCCATCACCGAGGCCGACGCCAAGCAGCAGGCGCTGGTGCTGAAGGTGCGGCCCGAGGAGCTGACGAACGCCGAGGCCTACATGCAGGCCCTCACCGAGCTGCGTCAGCAGCGCGGCCACCTCATCAGCCTCAAGGAGATCCGCTACATCGAGCTCTCGCGGGTGGAGGCGCTGGAGAAGCAGGTCGTCGAGGAGACGGACCGCGTCAGCGCCGACTGTGTGAACTTCTTCCAGAAGGGCGAGGCGCTCCAGCCCGTGGGCGATCGCCTGGACGTGCTGCTGGGCAGGCTGGAGCCGGTGCAGACCACGTCAGAGCTGGCCCCGCTCGCCGAGGACATCGAGAAGGTGGGCAAGGGCCTGGAGGTGCTGGGCGAGGTGGTGGGTGGGCTCCAGGTGGGCGATCCGCTGGCCCGCGCGAAGATCCTGGAAGGGGTCTCCGAGCTGTTCTCCCGGCTGAACCGGGTGCGCGCCGGGCTCCAGGTGAAGCGCAAGGAGCTGGTGGGCCGCGAGAAGCGCGCGGAGTTCGGCGCCCAGTTCAAGCTGCTCGCGCAGAACATCGAGAGTGGCCTGTCCGTGGCGGACACGCCGGAGAAGTGCGACGAGGGCATGTCGCGCATCACCGTCCAGCTCGAGGAGCTGGAGGGCCGCTTCGGTGAGTTCGACGAGTTCCTCGGCCCCATCACCCAGAAGCGCGAGGAGCTGATCGAGGCCTTCGGGGCGAAGAAGCAGGCACTGGTGGACGAGCGCCAGCGCCGCGCGCAGAACCTGTTCAGCGCCGCCGAGCGCATCCTCGTGGGCGTGCAGCGCCGGGCCAAGAGCTTCAAGTCGGACGACGAGCTGAACACGTACTTCGCGTCCGACACCATGGTCCAGAAGCTGCGCCAGCTCTCCGAGCAGCTGATGGAGCTGCAGGACAGCGTCCGCGCGGACGAGGTGCTCTCGCGCGTGAAGAGCGCACGCCAGGACGCGCTGCGGGCCCTGCGCGATCGCCAGGATCTCTTCGAGGACGGCCAGTCCGTCATCAAGTTCGGGAAGTACCGCTTCAACGTCAACACCCAGCCGCTGGAGCTGACGCTGCTGCCGCGCGACGGCGTGCTCTACTTGCAGCTCACCGGCACGGACTACGCCCAGCGCCTCGAGGATCCGGAGCTGGAGAAGTACAAGGAACTCTGGGATCAGCACCTCGTCTCCGAGACGCGCGAGGTGTACCGCTCGGAGTATCTGGCTTCCAACATGCTCGCGGACGTGGAGGAGGGCCGGAGCAGCGTGAGCCTCCTGGCTCTGCACGAGTCCGCCGCCGATGGCACCTTGCTGGAGCGCGTGCGCGCGTACTCGGCCGAGAAGTTCGATGAGGGCTACGAGCGCGGCATCCACGACTCGGACGCCGCCGCCATCCTCGAGAAGCTGCTGACGCTGCACAAGGGCGCGGGGCTGCTGCGCTTCGCTCCCACGCCTCGGGCCTGGGCGGCGCTGTACTGGGCCTTCGACTCGGACGACGCGGCCCGTACCATTCTCCACCGCCGGGCGCGCAGCCTGGCCCGCCTGCGCTCGGTGTTCTCCAGCGCGGCGGAGCTGACGGTGCTGGGCAACGAGCTGGGCGATCACGTGGGGGCCTTCCTCACGGCGAACAAGATCGCTCACTCGATCGCGGAGGCCCGGCAGGCCGGGCGCTACCTCGTGGAGGAACTGGGAGCGGAGCGGCCGCGCTTCACCACCAGCGCCGAGGCCGTGGCGGTCAAGGATGCGTTCCTCGGCCAGCTGGACCGGAAGGGGAACCGCCCGGCCTTCGAGGACGATCTGCGGGGCCTGGAGAAGAACCTGCCCGAGCGCCTGCGCATTGCCCGGGCCTGGGTGGACGCGTACCTGGCGCAGCGCGAGGGTGGGGCAGGGGACGCGGCGCACGTGGCCGCGGAGGCCGCCGTGCTGCTGCTCACGGAGCGCAAGCTGGATCGCCAGGAGGCGGGCGCGCTCACCTCGCTGGAGGTGACCGGACTGCTCGGCCAGCACCCGCGCATCACAGACCGCAAGATGATGCTGCGCCTGGACGAGTTCCTGGCGCGGCTGGGCGAGTTCCGCCAGCTCCGGGTGCCGGCCTACCACGCCTACCGTGGCCTGCTGCGGGACTTGCTGGAGCGCGAGCGCCGGAAGCTGCGGCTGGAGGAGCTGAGCCCCAAGGTGCTCACGTCCTTCGTGCGCAACCAGCTGATCGACGGCGTGTACCTGCCGCTCATCGGCGCCAACCTGGCCAAGCAGCTCGGCGCGGCGGGAGAGAACAAGCGCACGGATCGCATGGGCATGCTGCTGCTCATGTCGCCTCCCGGCTACGGCAAGACGACGCTCATGGAGTATGTCGCGAGCCGGCTCGGGCTGACCTTCGTGAAGGTGAACGGCCCGGCGCTGGGGCACTCGGTGAAGTCGCTGGATCCGGCGGAGGCGCCCAACGCCACCGCCCGCCAGGAGGTGGAGCGCATCAACCTGTCCTTCGAGATGGGCAACAACGTGATGCTCTACCTCGACGACATCCAGCACACGGACTCGGAGCTGCTGCAGAAGTTCATCTCGCTGTGCGACGGACAGCGCCGCATCGAGGGCGTCTGGAACGGCCGCACGCGCACGTATGACCTGCGCGGCAAGAAGTTCTGCGTGGTGATGGCCGGCAACCCGTACACGGAGACGGGCGAGCGCTTCAAGATCCCGGACATGCTCGCCAACCGCGCCGACACGTACAACCTGGGCGACATCCTCGACGGCAAGGAGGATCTGTTCTCGCTCAGCTACATCGAGAACTCGCTCACCTCGAACTCGGCGCTGGCCCCGCTGGCCACGCGCGATCAGGGTGACATCCACAAGTTCATCCGGATGTCGCGCGGCGAAGAGGTGAACACGGGCGAGCTCTCGTACGGCTACGCGGCGGCGGAGATCCAGGAGATCACCGCGGTGCTGGAGCGGCTGTTCCGGGTGCAGAAGGTGCTGCTGAAGGTGAACCTGCAGTACATCGCCTCGGCGGCGCAGGACGAGCGCTTCCGCAGCGAGCCCGCGTTCAAGCTCCAGGGCAGCTACCGCAACATGAACAAGCTCGCCGAGAAGGTGGTCGCGGCGATGACCGACGAGGAGCTGGAGCGGCTCATCGACGACCACTACCAGGGCGAGTCCCAGACGCTCACCACGGCGGCGGAGCAGAACCTGCTCAAGCTGTCCGAGATGCGCGGGCGGCTCACTCCGGAGAAGTCGAAGCGCTGGGAGGAGATCAAGCAGGGCTTCGCGCGCATCAAGCGCATGGGCGGCAAGGAGGACGATCCGGTCGCTCGCGTGACAGGCCAGCTCAGCGCCATCGAGGAGCAGCTGGGCGTGGTGGGACAGGCCGTCTCTCAGGCCGCGGAGACGGTGCGCAAGGGCCAGCAGGAGCGAAAGCCCGGTCCGGATCCCGTGGCGACCGTGACGCCGCGCCTGGAGGCGCTGCGCGAAGCCGTGCTCGAGGTGGCGAAGGTGGCCCGCGAGGTGAAGGAGACGCCGCCGCCCGCACCGGTGGTGAATGTGACTTCGGGAACGGATCTGACGCCGTACCTCCAGCACCTGGCGAAGGTGATGAAGGCCCTGGCCGAGCGCTCGATCCAGGCTCCGGCGGCTGCCCCGGCGGCTGCGGCTCCGCCTCCGGACCTGGGTCCTTATATGGAGCAGCTCACGAAGGCGGTGGCGGCCATGTCGGAGCGCCAGGTGCAGATGGCGCCCGCGCTGCAGCGAGCCGCCTCCGCGCCCATTCCGGTGGATCTCCCGAGGCAGGTGGCGCTCATCCAGGCGGCCCTGGAGCCCCTGGAGCGCGCCGCGAAGCGCAGCCTCCAGTCCGGCGAGGAAGACCTGAAGGCCATGCAGGTCTGGCAGTCCGTCACCGAGGCCCTGGCGCTGGTGCAGGTCATCATGCAACTGCGCTGA
- a CDS encoding flotillin family protein — translation MDLDLPTVAGAIGAGSVLLFGTLFTIARFYRQVDQGKVLIINTLKSEPTVTFTGAVVIPIIHRAEVMDISLKTVEIDRRGKEGLICRDNIRADIKVTFFVRVNKTREDVLKVSGAIGCVRASDQQTLENLFEAKFSEALKTVGKKFDFEDLYTQRDEIKDEVVKVIGRDLNGYMLEDCAIDFLEQTPVEMLDPDNILDAQGIRKITELTTVQNVSTNELKQNERMAMTKRNVEADEAIFALERQRTEAAAKQKREIESVQARETSEAERVKSEEHAKSELARIKAEEEILINEQNKQRQVEVAEKNRERVVGVETERVEKDRMLEAINRERETELQRIAKEKALETEKKAIADVIRSRIAVDKTVAEEEERIKDLRVTAEAKRHKDALLITAEAHAQEKLVKDIKAAEASNEVSKYLAKERLTLAEADLEAADKTAKAKARLAEGVQAETAAPGLANVRVREADAVASEKQGLANVRVKEAEAEVIKKQGHAQAEAIRERLLAEAAGEQEKGLAKARIQEAEAAALQKRLLAEASGEQEKGLAHARAQEAEASAIQKRGEAEAVAIQEKLMAEAKGLAEKANSMKALDGVGREHEEFRLRLAKERDVELEAIRVRQSVAESQAKVLAEAFSHAKFQIVGGDGQFFERFVKAVTVGASVDGALDHGEALRTVAQPYLSGEKDLSADLKEILSKPGLTNDAQNLAVAALLHRMVTSAPAPQAAAQPQQPIVEGSARPASSEKSQG, via the coding sequence ATGGATCTGGATCTCCCCACAGTCGCCGGAGCCATCGGTGCCGGCAGCGTCCTGCTGTTCGGCACCCTCTTCACCATCGCTCGCTTCTACCGGCAGGTGGATCAGGGCAAGGTGCTGATCATCAACACGCTCAAGAGCGAGCCGACCGTCACCTTCACGGGCGCGGTGGTCATCCCCATCATCCACCGTGCCGAGGTGATGGACATCTCCCTGAAGACGGTGGAGATCGACCGGCGCGGCAAGGAGGGCCTGATCTGCAGGGACAACATCCGCGCGGACATCAAGGTCACCTTCTTCGTGCGCGTGAACAAGACGCGCGAGGACGTGCTCAAGGTCTCTGGCGCCATCGGCTGCGTCCGCGCCAGTGACCAGCAGACGCTGGAGAACCTCTTCGAGGCCAAGTTCTCCGAGGCCCTCAAGACGGTGGGCAAGAAGTTCGACTTCGAGGACCTCTACACCCAGCGCGACGAGATCAAGGACGAGGTCGTCAAGGTGATCGGCCGGGATCTCAACGGCTACATGCTGGAGGACTGCGCCATCGACTTCCTGGAGCAGACGCCGGTCGAGATGCTCGATCCGGACAACATCCTGGACGCGCAGGGCATCCGGAAGATCACCGAGCTCACCACGGTGCAGAACGTCAGCACCAACGAGCTGAAGCAGAACGAGCGCATGGCCATGACCAAGCGCAACGTGGAGGCGGACGAGGCCATCTTCGCCCTCGAGCGCCAGCGCACCGAGGCCGCCGCCAAGCAGAAGCGGGAGATCGAGAGCGTCCAGGCCCGCGAGACGTCCGAGGCCGAGCGCGTGAAGTCCGAGGAGCACGCCAAGTCGGAGCTGGCTCGCATCAAGGCCGAGGAAGAGATCCTCATCAACGAGCAGAACAAGCAGCGCCAGGTCGAAGTCGCGGAGAAGAACCGCGAGCGCGTGGTGGGTGTGGAGACCGAGCGCGTCGAGAAGGATCGGATGCTCGAGGCCATCAACCGCGAGCGGGAGACGGAGCTGCAGCGCATCGCCAAGGAGAAGGCGCTCGAGACGGAGAAGAAGGCCATCGCGGACGTCATCCGCTCGCGCATCGCCGTGGACAAGACGGTGGCCGAGGAGGAGGAGCGCATCAAGGATCTGCGCGTGACGGCCGAGGCCAAGCGCCACAAGGACGCGCTGCTCATCACCGCCGAGGCCCACGCTCAGGAGAAGCTCGTCAAGGACATCAAGGCCGCCGAGGCCAGCAACGAGGTGTCCAAGTACTTGGCCAAGGAGCGGCTCACCCTGGCCGAGGCGGACCTCGAGGCCGCCGACAAGACGGCCAAGGCGAAGGCGCGGCTGGCCGAGGGCGTCCAGGCGGAGACGGCCGCCCCGGGCCTGGCCAACGTGCGCGTGAGGGAGGCGGACGCCGTGGCCAGCGAGAAGCAGGGCCTGGCCAACGTGCGCGTGAAGGAGGCCGAGGCCGAGGTCATCAAGAAGCAGGGCCATGCCCAGGCCGAGGCCATCCGCGAGCGGCTGCTGGCGGAGGCCGCGGGTGAGCAGGAGAAGGGTCTCGCCAAGGCGCGCATCCAGGAGGCCGAGGCGGCCGCCCTGCAGAAGCGCCTGCTGGCGGAGGCATCCGGCGAACAGGAGAAGGGCCTGGCGCACGCGCGTGCCCAAGAGGCCGAGGCCAGCGCCATCCAGAAGCGCGGCGAGGCCGAGGCGGTCGCCATCCAGGAGAAGCTCATGGCCGAGGCCAAGGGCCTGGCCGAGAAGGCCAACTCCATGAAGGCGCTGGACGGCGTGGGCCGGGAGCACGAGGAGTTCCGCCTGCGCCTGGCCAAGGAGCGCGATGTGGAGCTCGAGGCCATCCGCGTCCGTCAGTCCGTGGCCGAGTCTCAGGCCAAGGTGCTCGCGGAGGCCTTCAGCCACGCGAAGTTCCAGATCGTCGGCGGCGACGGCCAGTTCTTCGAGCGGTTCGTCAAGGCCGTCACAGTTGGCGCCTCGGTGGACGGCGCGCTCGATCACGGCGAGGCGCTGCGCACGGTGGCCCAGCCCTACCTGTCCGGCGAGAAGGATCTCTCCGCGGATCTGAAGGAGATCCTCTCCAAGCCCGGGCTCACCAACGACGCGCAGAACCTGGCCGTGGCGGCGCTCCTGCACCGCATGGTGACCAGCGCTCCGGCTCCGCAGGCCGCGGCTCAGCCGCAGCAGCCGATCGTCGAGGGCAGCGCCCGGCCGGCCTCCTCTGAGAAGTCCCAGGGCTAG
- a CDS encoding DNA topoisomerase IB, with product MTQIECLQQKGIRRLGSPQRGFRYVRADGRPVSAQERERIQALKLPPAWKDVAISSAAKAKLQAIGKDNAGRWQYRYHESFSKRQQEEKYKRIVGFARALPRMRHRVSVDLRKKGLGRDKVLACMLRILGTCFIRPGSQVYAEENGSFGLATLRAKHVKVVGDTVLFDFPGKSGQQQHRELKDRRVAVIVRQLLKVPGRDVFKFVLDDGHIVDVRRRHINEYIQEVMGPDYSAKDFRTWGGTLICACALARARHRLNHAAVEGCVKAVKKTMVAAVREAAEHLGNTPAVARSSYIYPSVLAMFEQGKVVGKYFESVEELTKHDAPELHCSEKALLSMLKDGAAV from the coding sequence ATGACCCAGATTGAGTGCCTGCAGCAGAAGGGAATCCGGCGACTAGGGAGCCCCCAGCGAGGCTTCCGGTATGTGCGAGCGGACGGGCGCCCGGTCTCTGCCCAGGAGCGCGAGCGGATCCAGGCGCTCAAGCTCCCGCCGGCCTGGAAGGACGTGGCGATCTCGTCGGCGGCGAAGGCGAAGCTGCAGGCCATTGGGAAGGACAACGCGGGCCGGTGGCAGTACCGCTACCACGAGTCCTTTTCGAAGCGGCAGCAGGAGGAGAAGTACAAGCGCATCGTGGGCTTTGCGCGCGCCCTTCCCCGCATGCGGCACCGGGTGAGCGTGGATCTGCGCAAGAAGGGCCTGGGGCGGGACAAGGTGCTGGCGTGCATGCTGCGCATCCTCGGCACGTGCTTCATCCGGCCGGGGAGCCAGGTGTACGCGGAGGAGAACGGCAGCTTCGGGCTGGCCACGCTGCGCGCCAAGCACGTGAAGGTGGTGGGGGACACGGTGCTCTTCGACTTCCCGGGCAAGAGCGGCCAGCAGCAGCACCGGGAGCTGAAGGATCGACGCGTCGCGGTGATCGTGCGGCAACTGCTGAAGGTGCCGGGCCGGGACGTCTTCAAGTTCGTGCTGGATGACGGCCACATCGTGGACGTGCGCCGCCGCCACATCAACGAGTACATCCAGGAAGTGATGGGCCCCGACTACAGCGCCAAGGACTTCCGGACGTGGGGCGGCACGCTGATCTGCGCGTGCGCGCTGGCTCGGGCCCGTCACCGGCTCAATCACGCGGCGGTCGAGGGCTGCGTGAAGGCGGTGAAGAAGACCATGGTGGCCGCGGTGCGCGAGGCCGCCGAGCACCTGGGCAACACGCCAGCGGTGGCGAGGTCCTCGTACATCTACCCGTCGGTCCTGGCGATGTTCGAGCAGGGCAAGGTCGTGGGAAAGTACTTCGAGTCCGTGGAGGAGCTGACGAAGCACGACGCGCCGGAGCTGCACTGCTCGGAGAAGGCGCTGCTGTCGATGCTGAAGGACGGCGCGGCCGTGTGA